The Ascochyta rabiei chromosome 3, complete sequence genome segment caAACTTGTCAAATGTCTGACGGGACGCGAAACCAGCTCGGCGGATGCGGACGTTCTCTTGCAGACCAAGGTACTTGACTTGATGCAACACGTTCGCTTCGTTGAACTCTTTCGGCGACTTGTTCTCGTTCGGCTTGATGGTACGGATGTAGGACGGTCGGGCTTGCATGAGCGTGGTAACGAGGTCGTTCGCCGATACCTTGATCTTGTCTCCAGCCGTGGGAGGTCGCCTTCTGTTGTCTTGGTCGACCTGGTTGGGAAACAGAGTATGAACGAAGGTATTGGAGCTCTGTCCTAGGAGGTTAAGCAAGTCCTTAAGAAGCTGGTCCTTATTCTTATCCGTCATGCCCTCAACTGCGTACGAGACCTCGCCAGCGTAGTGCTTGATGATGAATTGTCCCTGGCGAGGCTGGAAATTGGGGTTAGACGAGAGCGCATTTAGCCTCTGAACAAACGTCTGGTCAGCTGCACCGGGATCAGCATGAGCTGTTGCACAAGCATCGTTTAACGCTGCGAAAACGCCCGGTGGTCGCTTTTCTTCGATCAACTCGCACACAACTTTGTTATCGAAGTACTTGATGGGCGTCCATTTGATCTGCTCCCGCTCGTACTCTTCTTGTTCGGCTTTCAGGGTCAGTTGGATGAAAATCTGCTGAAGTTTCTCGTTGACGTAGTTGATGCACAGCTGTTCGAAACTGTTCTTCTCGAAGATCTCAAAGCCGTAGATATCCAGGATACCAATGGAATAGGCTGAAGCACTTCGCGCCTTCAACGACAGGTTCACACGCTCGACGATCCAGTCAAACAGGTTGAAGTAAATGGCCTTGGACAGAGCATCTCGCACCGAAGAGGCTTGGGCGGGGTTCAATGGCACGTCGTACACCGAACCTCTGCGCCCACCACGACTTGTCTCCATGACTCGGATCGTGAGCGCTTTGTTGACGTGCGCAGAATCAACCTCCAGGAGATAGGCCACAAAGTCGACTACAGACTGATCCGCGATCGCAGCGTTGCCTTGGTCATCTTCCACAAACGACACATTTCCAAGCCATAGGACTGCCGAGAGCATTCGGAAGATGTTATCTTGTTCTGCCTGTTGCAGACCGATCACCTTCATAGCGTTCAACGTGTCTTGGAATTCGGCATGGTCGTCGATACCCGGGACGTCGTAGCATTTCGATCGACTTGTGTAGAGATAGGATTGCGGTTGTTGTAATCCGAAGATTTCTGAACCTGTCAGTACTTGTTTCGCACTCAGGTATCCCTACCGAACCTACCCCTGTAGTTGGGTGAAGCCGCCTTCGCGAACTGGTAGAAGATATGGAAGTTGCGCTCGTTGGTAATCTGGCCGACTACACGCGACTTCTCCAGTAGGTAGTTGTTGATATTCGCTCCAACAGGCTCGCCCTGACCATTGAAGTGGATTTCGAGATATTTTCCGAACCGCGAGGAGTTGTTATTCCTCAGCGTTTTTGCGTTTCCAAACGACTCGAGCAGTGGGTTTGTGGCCAGCACCATGTCCATCATCTCCTGGATGGACGAGTTCTTCCCGCCCGACACATTCGCAATGTATTGCATGAGGCGCTTTGCAGCTTCTGTCTTCCCTGCTCCCGACTCGCCGGAGATGATGACGCACTGGTTCTCCTTGTAGGCGTTCATGTTGTAGTAGGCGGATTCGGCGATTGCGAAGACGTGCGGCGGCACCTGGTCATGTCAGATCTGAGCGCATCATCGAAGCCGTGCGCCATACTTCCAGCCTGTTCTTGCCCTTGTAGCTTTCCAGGACCTGTTCGGTGTAGATGCCCACTGCCGTTGTCAGCATTCCCTCTTCACAGCGCCCATGCTACCACGTACAGTCTCGAAAGGGGTTGACAGACACCAGCACGTGTCCAATGTACGTCTGCGCCTCGGTCAGTTGCTGTCCCCTCAATCTGGCGCTCTGTGTCCACGAAGCGCGGGGCTGGCGCGGGCAGGTCGACGCACGTAAATCTCGCCATTCTCGAAGCGCTTCTTCAGGTTGTCGTTGATGGCCTCGTTCGAGATCTTGCTGATCAGCGTCAGATCCGAGACGCCCacttccttcttcttggtTGTCTCGAAGACGGCCTTGGTTGCGAATTGGGCCTTCTGCTGCCCAGGACGAGCAGCCCCGGCGGCGCCGGCCTCCTTCTTGCGCCCGGCGCGCTTGGATACCGCCTAGATGGCCCTCTGTCAGTGTCTGCAGCGTCTTGGTGGCGGGTGTCGGCGGCCTATACCACCATGGCTGATGCCCGACTGCGAGCTCCGAGGTGTCGGGCGGCTTGCGCGTTTGGCGGGTCGTGTGTGCTGCTGGACTCGATTCACGGCAAATGGAGGCGCGGGGAATGGAGAACGGGGACGCTGGGGGGTGTAGGCGCAATGTGTGGGGAGCGCAGGAGCGGCCTTCAGCAAAAGCGTGGTGAGTAAGATTAGTGGGCAGCGTTCCCTACGCCTCAGCGATCCTACCAGCGATGTCACAGCCCACGTCGGCCGTATCGGAAGTCGCAGCGAGTACGGTACCGGTAGGCCGCACAGCCACACCCTGTGACGTGCTGTTACGTGCAGTTACACCATGGACGCGCAAGCCGACCCGCCGCATTCACCCTCACCGCGTGCAAACCTCGCCAGGATCCTCTGCCATGTTGCCATGTTGCCACCACGCACTCAGGCAGCAGCCAAAGGAGCTTCGGGCACCCTCGAGTCGCGGGCACGGCCAGTTCGTTATTCGCCTCTGCAAATGCTACGCTACCAACACAATGCGCCAACCTGACCTGCTGTGTGCAAGACCCTGTGA includes the following:
- a CDS encoding class II myosin, which gives rise to MVAVSKRAGRKKEAGAAGAARPGQQKAQFATKAVFETTKKKEVGVSDLTLISKISNEAINDNLKKRFENGEIYTYIGHVLVSVNPFRDLGIYTEQVLESYKGKNRLEVPPHVFAIAESAYYNMNAYKENQCVIISGESGAGKTEAAKRLMQYIANVSGGKNSSIQEMMDMVLATNPLLESFGNAKTLRNNNSSRFGKYLEIHFNGQGEPVGANINNYLLEKSRVVGQITNERNFHIFYQFAKAASPNYREIFGLQQPQSYLYTSRSKCYDVPGIDDHAEFQDTLNAMKVIGLQQAEQDNIFRMLSAVLWLGNVSFVEDDQGNAAIADQSVVDFVAYLLEVDSAHVNKALTIRVMETSRGGRRGSVYDVPLNPAQASSVRDALSKAIYFNLFDWIVERVNLSLKARSASAYSIGILDIYGFEIFEKNSFEQLCINYVNEKLQQIFIQLTLKAEQEEYEREQIKWTPIKYFDNKVVCELIEEKRPPGVFAALNDACATAHADPGAADQTFVQRLNALSSNPNFQPRQGQFIIKHYAGEVSYAVEGMTDKNKDQLLKDLLNLLGQSSNTFVHTLFPNQVDQDNRRRPPTAGDKIKVSANDLVTTLMQARPSYIRTIKPNENKSPKEFNEANVLHQVKYLGLQENVRIRRAGFASRQTFDKFVERFFLLSPKCSYAGEYTWTGSYEQGTKQILKDTNIPAEEFQMGVTKVFIKTPETLFALETMRDRYWHNMAIRIQRAWRNYLSYRIECATRIQRFWRKLNGGKEFIEWRDQGHKVLAGRKERRRYSLTGSRRFMGDYLGIANRGGPGEVIAQAIGISSNEEVPFSCRAETLVSKLGRSSKPEARMLILTKKNVYLVKQVLVNGQVQIQADRTIPVGAIKFVSASKLQDDWFSIGAGSPNEPDPLVNCVFKTEFFTQLTNVLRGSLTLQIGDTINYNKKPGKPAQVKVIKDPSARVDLYKSGTVHTGQGEPPNSVSKPTPKGKQVAAKPITKGKLLRPGGPGGGPSKLASRPAQPRPVPAPAAAQSRAVPPAPMPAAVQQRPVPAAIPAATPQPKPVPQPVAALNGSANHSRSSSASRAPPPPPPPPAAPAAPKEPTFKALYDFAGQSAGELSLRKDEIILVTQKENNGWWLASRLDKSASGWAPSAYLEEHIVKTAVPPPPPAPPARPANGKPKPPAPPAKRPTARKPAPDSRDSGYSGSASETGARDSSGSIAGGLAEALRARQQAMQGRRGDEEW